From Gouania willdenowi chromosome 18, fGouWil2.1, whole genome shotgun sequence, one genomic window encodes:
- the LOC114480473 gene encoding schwannomin-interacting protein 1 has protein sequence MEGEKERWRQQGEEKESNEAEDDTKSDEDADNEHAEGAALDWQEGYSRDSLCIPIMHWEALSLHIAELEKQEEEKKKTAKESMSLERGRTPVSWREEKGRRVHSWEDGDMCTSPVLSLTSRLQTHMNLQLCFINNSESEDEEEEKTKEDIRTKGGNQSMSAAAELQRSDQPSAKPEKPKARGFKNTLRNLRARLRTDHKALNAARCNPAFHGKHLEAHDLQSFCVKDLTALCASLSKAIQDLSSELVSRLQARDELRMEQDAMLLEVQDLTSV, from the exons ATGGAGGGTGAGAAGGAAAGATGGAGGCAGCAGGGAGAAGAGAAGGAGAGCAATGAGGCAGAGGACGACACAAAAAGTGACGAAGACGCTGACAATGAACATGCAGAAGGAGCAGCACTCGATTGGCAAGAGGGTTACAGTCGGGACAGTCTGTGTATTCCCATAATGCACTGGGAGGCCTTAAGCCTGCACATTGCAGAGCTTGAGAAGcaagaggaggagaaaaagaagaCGGCAAAG GAAAGCATGTCTCTGGAGCGAGGCCGGACCCCAGTCAGCTGGAGGGAGGAAAAAGGAAGGAGAGTCCACAGCTGGGAGGATGGAGACATGTGCACCAGCCCCGTCCTCTCGCTCACATCCCG CCTGCAGACACACATGAATCTGCAGCTCTGCTTCATCAACAACAGTGAaagtgaggatgaagaggaggagaagacaAAAGAGGACATCAGGACGAAGGGTGGCAACCAATCCATG TCAGCAGCTGCTGAGCTTCAGAGGAGCGACCAACCTTCTGCCAAGCCAGAGAAGCCCAAAGCACGAGGTTTCAAGAACACTCTGAGGAACCTGCGAGCGCGACTGAGAACAGACCACAAAGCACTG AACGCAGCTCGTTGTAATCCAGCGTTTCATGGCAAACATCTGGAGGCCCATGACTTACAGAGTTTCTGTGTGAAGGACCTGACGGCACTTTGTGCTTCTCTCAGCAAGGCCATCCAAG ACCTGAGCTCTGAGCTGGTGAGTCGCCTCCAGGCCCGGGACGAGCTGAGGATGGAGCAGGATGCCATGCTGCTGGAGGTTCAGGATCTCACCTCTGTTTGA